A genomic stretch from Pseudoliparis swirei isolate HS2019 ecotype Mariana Trench chromosome 18, NWPU_hadal_v1, whole genome shotgun sequence includes:
- the stau1 gene encoding double-stranded RNA-binding protein Staufen homolog 1 isoform X1, whose amino-acid sequence MSQLQLQFQCPASPMPAACGPLQLGQPQSCYSIPCSSGTLPSESASQPIRSSALPAGSATPYNTTIVSNMANPKEKTPMCLVNELARFNKIQPEYKLLCEQGPAHSKVLVIFTEKQCCCVTSSCHSEGQSIVFPVSCVCQIFSVRLTLGDQHWEAEGTSIKKAQHSAADSALTETTLPKPTVRTPRNTGKHPDGMTHTMELNALCMKLGKKPMYKPIDAYPGMRPPNFNYNVRAPGPYQRSMQQYYYPFPPVGPMIYHMELSIGGQQFTGKGRTRQLAKHEAASKALKVLHKEPILQQLPVMNGEPEEENLNKSEISQVFEIALKRNLPVNFEVLKEEGPPHMKSFVVRVTVGEFPGEGEGKSKKIAKKLAAAAVLDELRRLPHIPSVEKTLPRIKKKTKSIIKLQTSPEYGQGMNPISRLAQIQQAKKEKEPEYSMVTERGLPRRREFVMQVTVCDQTAEGMGPSKKVAKRNAAEKMLELLGYKVPQPQPPKPALKTDEKTPVKKPGDGRKVTFFEPGSIEEVALSSKEEDFRLPYISRQQLPAGILPMVPEVAQALGAFHTSQAKDYSRAVPNPGNATITAMIANELLYTGTSLTAETILKNKNNLNHLPHGPLTRPSEQLGFLASVQSLQVEYKDFPKNNKNEFVSLINCSSYSPLISHGIGKDVESCHDMAALNILKLLSELDQQSSERTGNGPVSRCGKQEMEGELRLKQANSSTLAQTLDGTV is encoded by the exons ATGtcccagctccagctccagtttCAGTGTCCGGCTAGCCCCATGCCTGCTGCCTGTGGCCCACTGCAGCTGGGGCAGCCACAGTCTTGCTACAGCATCCCCTGTTCATCAGGCACTCTCCCCTCGGAGAGCGCCAGCCAGCCCATCAGGAGCTCGGCTCTCCCTGCAGGCTCAGCCACTCCCTATAATACCACCATAG TATCTAACATGGCAAACCCTAAAGAGAAGACCCCCATGTGTTTGGTGAATGAGTTAGCCCGTTTCAACAAGATTCAACCGGAGTATAAGCTGCTGTGTGAGCAAGGACCAGCTCACTCCAAGGTACTAGTCATTTTTACAGAGAAACAATGCTGTTGTGTCACAAGTTCTTGCCACAGTGAAGGCCAATCTATTGTatttcctgtctcctgtgtctgtCAGATTTTCTCAGTTAGGCTCACACTGGGAGATCAGCACTGGGAGGCAGAAGGGACAAGCATCAAGAAAGCCCAGCATTCTGCAGCTGATTCTGCCCTTACTGAGACGACACTTCCCAAACCCACCGTGAGAACGCCCCGCAACACAGGCAAGCACCCAG ATGGCATGACACACACCATGGAGTTAAATGCACTATGTATGAAGCTTGGTAAAAAGCCTATGTATAAACCCATCGACGCATATCCGGGGATGAGACCACCAAACTTCAATTACAACGTCCGGGCTCCAGGACCTTACCAGCGCTCTATGCAACA GTACTATTACCCATTTCCTCCTGTGGGGCCAATGATATACCATATGGAGCTTTCCATCGGAGGCCAGCAGTTTACAGGGAAGGGACGCACGCGGCAGTTGGCCAAACACGAAGCTGCGTCCAAGGCCCTAAAAGTGCTTCATAAGGAGCCAATATTGCAACAGTTGCCAGTG ATGAACGGAGAGCCCGAGGAGGAGAACCTCAACAAATCAGAAATTAGTCAAGTGTTTGAAATTGCACTGAAACGCAATTTACCGGTCAACTTTGAG gttttaaaagaagaaggccCTCCCCATATGAAGAGTTTTGTAGTGCGCGTTACAGTTGGGGAGTTTCCTGGAGAGGGCGAAGGAAAGAGTAAAAAAATTGCCAAGAAGCTAGCAGCAGCTGCAGTGCTGGACGAGTTGAGGAGGCTACCCCATATACCCAGTGTGGAAAAGACACTGCCACGcatcaaaaagaaaacaaaatccaTCATTAAG ctgcagacTAGCCCAGAATATGGCCAGGGAATGAATCCCATCAGCCGCCTGGCTCAGATCCAGCAGgccaagaaggagaaggagccaGAGTACAGCATGGTGACAGAGAGAGGTCTACCTCGTCGCAGGGAGTTCGTCATGCAG GTGACAGTGTGCGACCAGACTGCCGAAGGAATGGGACCGAGTAAGAAAGTGGCCAAGAGGAACGCAGCAGAGAAGATGCTGGAGCTCTTGGGATATAAAgtgcctcagcctcagcctccgaAACCGGCACTTAAAACAGATGAAAAG ACCCCAGTGAAAAAACCTGGTGATGGGCGCAAAGTGACCTTTTTTGAGCCTGGCTCTATCGAGGAGGTGGCATTGA GTTCCAAGGAGGAGGACTTCCGCCTGCCTTACATCAGTCGCCAGCAGCTGCCTGCAGGTATCCTGCCCATGGTCCCTGAAGTGGCTCAAGCACTCGGGGCCTTCCACACATCCCAGGCGAAGGACTACAGTCGAGCTGTACCCAACCCAGGCAATGCCACAATCACTGCCATGATTGCCAACGAGCTGCTCTACACAGGGACGTCACTAACTGCTGAGACTATCCTAAAGAACAAGAATAATCTGAACCACCTTCCCCACGGACCCCTCACCAGGCCTTCAGAACAGCTCGGCTTTCTTGCATCGGTGCAAAGCCTGCAG GTGGAATACAAAGATTTTcccaaaaacaataaaaatgagTTTGTATCACTCATTAACTGCTCCTCCTATTCACCGCTCATCAGTCACGGGATCGGGAAAGATGTAGAATCCTGTCATGATATG
- the stau1 gene encoding double-stranded RNA-binding protein Staufen homolog 1 isoform X2, which yields MSQLQLQFQCPASPMPAACGPLQLGQPQSCYSIPCSSGTLPSESASQPIRSSALPAGSATPYNTTIVSNMANPKEKTPMCLVNELARFNKIQPEYKLLCEQGPAHSKIFSVRLTLGDQHWEAEGTSIKKAQHSAADSALTETTLPKPTVRTPRNTGKHPDGMTHTMELNALCMKLGKKPMYKPIDAYPGMRPPNFNYNVRAPGPYQRSMQQYYYPFPPVGPMIYHMELSIGGQQFTGKGRTRQLAKHEAASKALKVLHKEPILQQLPVMNGEPEEENLNKSEISQVFEIALKRNLPVNFEVLKEEGPPHMKSFVVRVTVGEFPGEGEGKSKKIAKKLAAAAVLDELRRLPHIPSVEKTLPRIKKKTKSIIKLQTSPEYGQGMNPISRLAQIQQAKKEKEPEYSMVTERGLPRRREFVMQVTVCDQTAEGMGPSKKVAKRNAAEKMLELLGYKVPQPQPPKPALKTDEKTPVKKPGDGRKVTFFEPGSIEEVALSSKEEDFRLPYISRQQLPAGILPMVPEVAQALGAFHTSQAKDYSRAVPNPGNATITAMIANELLYTGTSLTAETILKNKNNLNHLPHGPLTRPSEQLGFLASVQSLQVEYKDFPKNNKNEFVSLINCSSYSPLISHGIGKDVESCHDMAALNILKLLSELDQQSSERTGNGPVSRCGKQEMEGELRLKQANSSTLAQTLDGTV from the exons ATGtcccagctccagctccagtttCAGTGTCCGGCTAGCCCCATGCCTGCTGCCTGTGGCCCACTGCAGCTGGGGCAGCCACAGTCTTGCTACAGCATCCCCTGTTCATCAGGCACTCTCCCCTCGGAGAGCGCCAGCCAGCCCATCAGGAGCTCGGCTCTCCCTGCAGGCTCAGCCACTCCCTATAATACCACCATAG TATCTAACATGGCAAACCCTAAAGAGAAGACCCCCATGTGTTTGGTGAATGAGTTAGCCCGTTTCAACAAGATTCAACCGGAGTATAAGCTGCTGTGTGAGCAAGGACCAGCTCACTCCAAG ATTTTCTCAGTTAGGCTCACACTGGGAGATCAGCACTGGGAGGCAGAAGGGACAAGCATCAAGAAAGCCCAGCATTCTGCAGCTGATTCTGCCCTTACTGAGACGACACTTCCCAAACCCACCGTGAGAACGCCCCGCAACACAGGCAAGCACCCAG ATGGCATGACACACACCATGGAGTTAAATGCACTATGTATGAAGCTTGGTAAAAAGCCTATGTATAAACCCATCGACGCATATCCGGGGATGAGACCACCAAACTTCAATTACAACGTCCGGGCTCCAGGACCTTACCAGCGCTCTATGCAACA GTACTATTACCCATTTCCTCCTGTGGGGCCAATGATATACCATATGGAGCTTTCCATCGGAGGCCAGCAGTTTACAGGGAAGGGACGCACGCGGCAGTTGGCCAAACACGAAGCTGCGTCCAAGGCCCTAAAAGTGCTTCATAAGGAGCCAATATTGCAACAGTTGCCAGTG ATGAACGGAGAGCCCGAGGAGGAGAACCTCAACAAATCAGAAATTAGTCAAGTGTTTGAAATTGCACTGAAACGCAATTTACCGGTCAACTTTGAG gttttaaaagaagaaggccCTCCCCATATGAAGAGTTTTGTAGTGCGCGTTACAGTTGGGGAGTTTCCTGGAGAGGGCGAAGGAAAGAGTAAAAAAATTGCCAAGAAGCTAGCAGCAGCTGCAGTGCTGGACGAGTTGAGGAGGCTACCCCATATACCCAGTGTGGAAAAGACACTGCCACGcatcaaaaagaaaacaaaatccaTCATTAAG ctgcagacTAGCCCAGAATATGGCCAGGGAATGAATCCCATCAGCCGCCTGGCTCAGATCCAGCAGgccaagaaggagaaggagccaGAGTACAGCATGGTGACAGAGAGAGGTCTACCTCGTCGCAGGGAGTTCGTCATGCAG GTGACAGTGTGCGACCAGACTGCCGAAGGAATGGGACCGAGTAAGAAAGTGGCCAAGAGGAACGCAGCAGAGAAGATGCTGGAGCTCTTGGGATATAAAgtgcctcagcctcagcctccgaAACCGGCACTTAAAACAGATGAAAAG ACCCCAGTGAAAAAACCTGGTGATGGGCGCAAAGTGACCTTTTTTGAGCCTGGCTCTATCGAGGAGGTGGCATTGA GTTCCAAGGAGGAGGACTTCCGCCTGCCTTACATCAGTCGCCAGCAGCTGCCTGCAGGTATCCTGCCCATGGTCCCTGAAGTGGCTCAAGCACTCGGGGCCTTCCACACATCCCAGGCGAAGGACTACAGTCGAGCTGTACCCAACCCAGGCAATGCCACAATCACTGCCATGATTGCCAACGAGCTGCTCTACACAGGGACGTCACTAACTGCTGAGACTATCCTAAAGAACAAGAATAATCTGAACCACCTTCCCCACGGACCCCTCACCAGGCCTTCAGAACAGCTCGGCTTTCTTGCATCGGTGCAAAGCCTGCAG GTGGAATACAAAGATTTTcccaaaaacaataaaaatgagTTTGTATCACTCATTAACTGCTCCTCCTATTCACCGCTCATCAGTCACGGGATCGGGAAAGATGTAGAATCCTGTCATGATATG
- the stau1 gene encoding double-stranded RNA-binding protein Staufen homolog 1 isoform X3, with product MSQLQLQFQCPASPMPAACGPLQLGQPQSCYSIPCSSGTLPSESASQPIRSSALPAGSATPYNTTIVSNMANPKEKTPMCLVNELARFNKIQPEYKLLCEQGPAHSKIFSVRLTLGDQHWEAEGTSIKKAQHSAADSALTETTLPKPTVRTPRNTADGMTHTMELNALCMKLGKKPMYKPIDAYPGMRPPNFNYNVRAPGPYQRSMQQYYYPFPPVGPMIYHMELSIGGQQFTGKGRTRQLAKHEAASKALKVLHKEPILQQLPVMNGEPEEENLNKSEISQVFEIALKRNLPVNFEVLKEEGPPHMKSFVVRVTVGEFPGEGEGKSKKIAKKLAAAAVLDELRRLPHIPSVEKTLPRIKKKTKSIIKLQTSPEYGQGMNPISRLAQIQQAKKEKEPEYSMVTERGLPRRREFVMQVTVCDQTAEGMGPSKKVAKRNAAEKMLELLGYKVPQPQPPKPALKTDEKTPVKKPGDGRKVTFFEPGSIEEVALSSKEEDFRLPYISRQQLPAGILPMVPEVAQALGAFHTSQAKDYSRAVPNPGNATITAMIANELLYTGTSLTAETILKNKNNLNHLPHGPLTRPSEQLGFLASVQSLQVEYKDFPKNNKNEFVSLINCSSYSPLISHGIGKDVESCHDMAALNILKLLSELDQQSSERTGNGPVSRCGKQEMEGELRLKQANSSTLAQTLDGTV from the exons ATGtcccagctccagctccagtttCAGTGTCCGGCTAGCCCCATGCCTGCTGCCTGTGGCCCACTGCAGCTGGGGCAGCCACAGTCTTGCTACAGCATCCCCTGTTCATCAGGCACTCTCCCCTCGGAGAGCGCCAGCCAGCCCATCAGGAGCTCGGCTCTCCCTGCAGGCTCAGCCACTCCCTATAATACCACCATAG TATCTAACATGGCAAACCCTAAAGAGAAGACCCCCATGTGTTTGGTGAATGAGTTAGCCCGTTTCAACAAGATTCAACCGGAGTATAAGCTGCTGTGTGAGCAAGGACCAGCTCACTCCAAG ATTTTCTCAGTTAGGCTCACACTGGGAGATCAGCACTGGGAGGCAGAAGGGACAAGCATCAAGAAAGCCCAGCATTCTGCAGCTGATTCTGCCCTTACTGAGACGACACTTCCCAAACCCACCGTGAGAACGCCCCGCAACACAG CAGATGGCATGACACACACCATGGAGTTAAATGCACTATGTATGAAGCTTGGTAAAAAGCCTATGTATAAACCCATCGACGCATATCCGGGGATGAGACCACCAAACTTCAATTACAACGTCCGGGCTCCAGGACCTTACCAGCGCTCTATGCAACA GTACTATTACCCATTTCCTCCTGTGGGGCCAATGATATACCATATGGAGCTTTCCATCGGAGGCCAGCAGTTTACAGGGAAGGGACGCACGCGGCAGTTGGCCAAACACGAAGCTGCGTCCAAGGCCCTAAAAGTGCTTCATAAGGAGCCAATATTGCAACAGTTGCCAGTG ATGAACGGAGAGCCCGAGGAGGAGAACCTCAACAAATCAGAAATTAGTCAAGTGTTTGAAATTGCACTGAAACGCAATTTACCGGTCAACTTTGAG gttttaaaagaagaaggccCTCCCCATATGAAGAGTTTTGTAGTGCGCGTTACAGTTGGGGAGTTTCCTGGAGAGGGCGAAGGAAAGAGTAAAAAAATTGCCAAGAAGCTAGCAGCAGCTGCAGTGCTGGACGAGTTGAGGAGGCTACCCCATATACCCAGTGTGGAAAAGACACTGCCACGcatcaaaaagaaaacaaaatccaTCATTAAG ctgcagacTAGCCCAGAATATGGCCAGGGAATGAATCCCATCAGCCGCCTGGCTCAGATCCAGCAGgccaagaaggagaaggagccaGAGTACAGCATGGTGACAGAGAGAGGTCTACCTCGTCGCAGGGAGTTCGTCATGCAG GTGACAGTGTGCGACCAGACTGCCGAAGGAATGGGACCGAGTAAGAAAGTGGCCAAGAGGAACGCAGCAGAGAAGATGCTGGAGCTCTTGGGATATAAAgtgcctcagcctcagcctccgaAACCGGCACTTAAAACAGATGAAAAG ACCCCAGTGAAAAAACCTGGTGATGGGCGCAAAGTGACCTTTTTTGAGCCTGGCTCTATCGAGGAGGTGGCATTGA GTTCCAAGGAGGAGGACTTCCGCCTGCCTTACATCAGTCGCCAGCAGCTGCCTGCAGGTATCCTGCCCATGGTCCCTGAAGTGGCTCAAGCACTCGGGGCCTTCCACACATCCCAGGCGAAGGACTACAGTCGAGCTGTACCCAACCCAGGCAATGCCACAATCACTGCCATGATTGCCAACGAGCTGCTCTACACAGGGACGTCACTAACTGCTGAGACTATCCTAAAGAACAAGAATAATCTGAACCACCTTCCCCACGGACCCCTCACCAGGCCTTCAGAACAGCTCGGCTTTCTTGCATCGGTGCAAAGCCTGCAG GTGGAATACAAAGATTTTcccaaaaacaataaaaatgagTTTGTATCACTCATTAACTGCTCCTCCTATTCACCGCTCATCAGTCACGGGATCGGGAAAGATGTAGAATCCTGTCATGATATG
- the stau1 gene encoding double-stranded RNA-binding protein Staufen homolog 1 isoform X4 — translation MSQLQLQFQCPASPMPAACGPLQLGQPQSCYSIPCSSGTLPSESASQPIRSSALPAGSATPYNTTIVSNMANPKEKTPMCLVNELARFNKIQPEYKLLCEQGPAHSKIFSVRLTLGDQHWEAEGTSIKKAQHSAADSALTETTLPKPTVRTPRNTDGMTHTMELNALCMKLGKKPMYKPIDAYPGMRPPNFNYNVRAPGPYQRSMQQYYYPFPPVGPMIYHMELSIGGQQFTGKGRTRQLAKHEAASKALKVLHKEPILQQLPVMNGEPEEENLNKSEISQVFEIALKRNLPVNFEVLKEEGPPHMKSFVVRVTVGEFPGEGEGKSKKIAKKLAAAAVLDELRRLPHIPSVEKTLPRIKKKTKSIIKLQTSPEYGQGMNPISRLAQIQQAKKEKEPEYSMVTERGLPRRREFVMQVTVCDQTAEGMGPSKKVAKRNAAEKMLELLGYKVPQPQPPKPALKTDEKTPVKKPGDGRKVTFFEPGSIEEVALSSKEEDFRLPYISRQQLPAGILPMVPEVAQALGAFHTSQAKDYSRAVPNPGNATITAMIANELLYTGTSLTAETILKNKNNLNHLPHGPLTRPSEQLGFLASVQSLQVEYKDFPKNNKNEFVSLINCSSYSPLISHGIGKDVESCHDMAALNILKLLSELDQQSSERTGNGPVSRCGKQEMEGELRLKQANSSTLAQTLDGTV, via the exons ATGtcccagctccagctccagtttCAGTGTCCGGCTAGCCCCATGCCTGCTGCCTGTGGCCCACTGCAGCTGGGGCAGCCACAGTCTTGCTACAGCATCCCCTGTTCATCAGGCACTCTCCCCTCGGAGAGCGCCAGCCAGCCCATCAGGAGCTCGGCTCTCCCTGCAGGCTCAGCCACTCCCTATAATACCACCATAG TATCTAACATGGCAAACCCTAAAGAGAAGACCCCCATGTGTTTGGTGAATGAGTTAGCCCGTTTCAACAAGATTCAACCGGAGTATAAGCTGCTGTGTGAGCAAGGACCAGCTCACTCCAAG ATTTTCTCAGTTAGGCTCACACTGGGAGATCAGCACTGGGAGGCAGAAGGGACAAGCATCAAGAAAGCCCAGCATTCTGCAGCTGATTCTGCCCTTACTGAGACGACACTTCCCAAACCCACCGTGAGAACGCCCCGCAACACAG ATGGCATGACACACACCATGGAGTTAAATGCACTATGTATGAAGCTTGGTAAAAAGCCTATGTATAAACCCATCGACGCATATCCGGGGATGAGACCACCAAACTTCAATTACAACGTCCGGGCTCCAGGACCTTACCAGCGCTCTATGCAACA GTACTATTACCCATTTCCTCCTGTGGGGCCAATGATATACCATATGGAGCTTTCCATCGGAGGCCAGCAGTTTACAGGGAAGGGACGCACGCGGCAGTTGGCCAAACACGAAGCTGCGTCCAAGGCCCTAAAAGTGCTTCATAAGGAGCCAATATTGCAACAGTTGCCAGTG ATGAACGGAGAGCCCGAGGAGGAGAACCTCAACAAATCAGAAATTAGTCAAGTGTTTGAAATTGCACTGAAACGCAATTTACCGGTCAACTTTGAG gttttaaaagaagaaggccCTCCCCATATGAAGAGTTTTGTAGTGCGCGTTACAGTTGGGGAGTTTCCTGGAGAGGGCGAAGGAAAGAGTAAAAAAATTGCCAAGAAGCTAGCAGCAGCTGCAGTGCTGGACGAGTTGAGGAGGCTACCCCATATACCCAGTGTGGAAAAGACACTGCCACGcatcaaaaagaaaacaaaatccaTCATTAAG ctgcagacTAGCCCAGAATATGGCCAGGGAATGAATCCCATCAGCCGCCTGGCTCAGATCCAGCAGgccaagaaggagaaggagccaGAGTACAGCATGGTGACAGAGAGAGGTCTACCTCGTCGCAGGGAGTTCGTCATGCAG GTGACAGTGTGCGACCAGACTGCCGAAGGAATGGGACCGAGTAAGAAAGTGGCCAAGAGGAACGCAGCAGAGAAGATGCTGGAGCTCTTGGGATATAAAgtgcctcagcctcagcctccgaAACCGGCACTTAAAACAGATGAAAAG ACCCCAGTGAAAAAACCTGGTGATGGGCGCAAAGTGACCTTTTTTGAGCCTGGCTCTATCGAGGAGGTGGCATTGA GTTCCAAGGAGGAGGACTTCCGCCTGCCTTACATCAGTCGCCAGCAGCTGCCTGCAGGTATCCTGCCCATGGTCCCTGAAGTGGCTCAAGCACTCGGGGCCTTCCACACATCCCAGGCGAAGGACTACAGTCGAGCTGTACCCAACCCAGGCAATGCCACAATCACTGCCATGATTGCCAACGAGCTGCTCTACACAGGGACGTCACTAACTGCTGAGACTATCCTAAAGAACAAGAATAATCTGAACCACCTTCCCCACGGACCCCTCACCAGGCCTTCAGAACAGCTCGGCTTTCTTGCATCGGTGCAAAGCCTGCAG GTGGAATACAAAGATTTTcccaaaaacaataaaaatgagTTTGTATCACTCATTAACTGCTCCTCCTATTCACCGCTCATCAGTCACGGGATCGGGAAAGATGTAGAATCCTGTCATGATATG